A region of the Paracoccus pantotrophus genome:
AAAGCGGCTCTCGCCCGGATCGCCGGTCTTCAGCGACAGCGAACCGATCAGCAGCCAGATGCCCAGCTCGCGCGCATCCTCGCGCAATGCCGCGAGCGTCGGATCCTCGGCCTCGATGTGCAGAATCTGCTCCTGCCGCTCGCGGCCGGCACCCAGCAGGTTGGTCGCCTCGGGCGTCAGCACCCAGCCGGCCCCGCCCCGCGCCGCCTCGCGCACCAGCGCCTGCGTGACCGGCAGGTTGCGCTCGGGATCGTCCGAGACGCTCAGCTGCACCAGCCCCGCGGTCAGCGCCTGGCTCATGCGGTCAGGCCCAGCATGGCATCCAGCTGGCCCTGGCGGTCCAGCGCATGCAGATCGTCGCAGCCGCCGACATGGCGGCCGTCGATGAAGATCTGCGGCACGGTCCGGCGGCCGCCGGCGCGCTGGGTCATTGCCGCGCGCAGCTGCGGATCGCGGCTGACATCGGTGTCGTGATAGGCGATGCCCTTCTTGCGCAGCAGCGATTTCGCGGCAATGCAATAGGGGCAGGTGGGGGTGGTATAGAGTTCGACCTTGGCCATAGATATGCGCGTCCCGGATTCATGGTTCGGTTCCTATCTAGGCATCCTTGACCGCCCGCGCCAGAACCACGACCGAGATCGGCCCCGCGCCCGCTGCCGCCAGCGCATCGGCCGAGGCGGCCAGCGTTGCCCCCGAGGCCATCACGTCATCGACCAGCAGCACCGCCCGGCCCTGCACCTGCGCCGCCATGCGCGCCGGCACGCCGATCGCCCCGTCCACATTCGCGAAACGGTCGCCGACGCTGCCATGGTCCTGCATCGGCGTATGCCGCAGCCGCCGCAGGGCGCCGGGCAGATGCGCCAGCCCATGCGCGCGGGCGACATGCCGCGACAGCATCTCGGCCTGGTTGTACTTGCGCTTCAGCAGCCGGCGCAGATGCACCGGCACCGGCACCACCACCGTCTCCGGCCGCAGCAGCGGCAGGGCCGCCCGCGCCACCCAGCCGCCAAGCGCGGGTGCCAGGTCCAGCCGGTCGCCATGCTTCAGCATCAGGGCCAGCCTGCGGCCGCTGCCGCGATAGACCAGCGCCGCCCGGCCCTGTTGCCAGGGCCGCCGGACCCTCAGGCAGTCGTCGCAGACCAGCAACCCCGCCGCCGCGTCCGCCGCATCGCCCGCCCCGTCGCCAGGCAAGGGCGCGCCGCAGCGCGCGCAGCAGGTGCCGGTGATGAAATCGGCCTCGCGCCAGCAGGCGGGGCACAGCCCGCCCTCGTCGGCGACGGGCGCGCCGCAGCACAGGCATTGCGGCGGATAGACCAGCCGCAATGCGCCTTTCATCAGGCCGCGAAGCCCCCTATGTTCAGCCCCCATGATGCCCGATCCCACCTCTTCCGTTCCCGGCCTGACCGATCGCCGCGCGCTGGAGCGCAACCGCGCCCGCGCCCTGCGCCTGGGGCCGGTCGATTTCCTGCATCGAATCGTCGCCGACGAGATCGAGGATAGGCTGGCAGAGGTTAACAGACGGTTTAGCGCCGTCGCCGTCGTCACCGGCCAGCCGCAGTTCTGGCGCGATGCCATGCCCAGCGCGGCGATCGTCGCCGATACGCCCGTTCTGGCGCTGGAACCGGGGGCGCATGACCTGGTGATCCATGCCCTGGCGCTGCACTGGGCCGAGGATCCGGTGGGCCAGATCGCCCAGGCGGCGCGCGCGCTGCGCCCCGACGGGCTGTTCATCGCCGCCTGTCCCGGCGGGCGCAGCCTGCACGAGCTGCGCGACGCGCTGACCCGCGCCGAGGCCGAGGTGACGGGCGGCCTGTCGCCCCGCGTCCTGCCCATGGGCGAGATCCGCGACCTGGGCGGGCTTTTGCCGCGCGCGGGCCTGGCGCTGCCGGTCGCCGACCAGATCACCCAGATCGCCAGCTATCGCAGCCTGTTCCATCTGGCGCGCGACCTGCGCGCCATGGGCGAGGGCAATGCGCTGGCCCAGCGGCTGCGGCGCCCGACGCGACGAGATGTCTTGTTGCGCGCCGCCGCGCTTTATGCCGAAAACCATCCCGACCCGCAGGATGAAACGCGCATCCGG
Encoded here:
- a CDS encoding double zinc ribbon domain-containing protein encodes the protein MKGALRLVYPPQCLCCGAPVADEGGLCPACWREADFITGTCCARCGAPLPGDGAGDAADAAAGLLVCDDCLRVRRPWQQGRAALVYRGSGRRLALMLKHGDRLDLAPALGGWVARAALPLLRPETVVVPVPVHLRRLLKRKYNQAEMLSRHVARAHGLAHLPGALRRLRHTPMQDHGSVGDRFANVDGAIGVPARMAAQVQGRAVLLVDDVMASGATLAASADALAAAGAGPISVVVLARAVKDA
- a CDS encoding methyltransferase domain-containing protein; this encodes MMPDPTSSVPGLTDRRALERNRARALRLGPVDFLHRIVADEIEDRLAEVNRRFSAVAVVTGQPQFWRDAMPSAAIVADTPVLALEPGAHDLVIHALALHWAEDPVGQIAQAARALRPDGLFIAACPGGRSLHELRDALTRAEAEVTGGLSPRVLPMGEIRDLGGLLPRAGLALPVADQITQIASYRSLFHLARDLRAMGEGNALAQRLRRPTRRDVLLRAAALYAENHPDPQDETRIRATFDLVFLTGWAPDASQQKPLRPGSARMPLAEALASTRKPE
- the grxC gene encoding glutaredoxin 3, giving the protein MAKVELYTTPTCPYCIAAKSLLRKKGIAYHDTDVSRDPQLRAAMTQRAGGRRTVPQIFIDGRHVGGCDDLHALDRQGQLDAMLGLTA